The nucleotide sequence AGCCATACTTGATGCAGTTGGACGGTACGTGGAAGATGGTTCCAGTTGTTGTGGACTTAGACCCTTACGTGAACGGCCCGCTCATGGGTGGTTGTCTCACCCGAATTTCTTCCTCCAACCTTGCAAATGTTACCGCAGGTGCAGGCTCACTTCCAACCTTCATTTTGCGATATAGTTAAGTCTAAACAACCTTGTTTTATGGGGTTCAAATTAACATCCGATTGATTCATGGAGAAAAAAGGGCTTGCGGCTTGCCTGTAGGCTCTTTTTTTATGTACGTTGGCAGGATTCTCAACATGCAGAAGCCCCTTGCTTGAAAAACAAATCATATGGAGTCTATAAGTTCAAGACCTTTACGGGTTGCCATCCTTGATATGAACAACAATCATCCCAATTTGGGATTGAATTGCATCCGTACAATGGTCAAACTGCAATCCGGTGAAATTGAAAATGTTTTACTGGATTATGATATTTTTGATGTACGTGCCAAAGATGAAGTTCCGGATCTTTCCTACGACATCTATATCTCCTCTGGTGGTCCGGGCAGTCCTTACGACGGTGAAGGAATGGATTGGGAAGAAAAATACTTTGAATGGCTCCATGATGTTTGGGCATATAATTTAGACCATGAGCCAGAAGCGAGAAAGCATGTTTTCTTGATTTGCCATTCTTTTCAGATGGCGGTTCGGTATTTCAAACTTGCTCAGGTTGTCCCACGCAAAGGCGAGTCTTTTGGCATCTTCTCCTGTTCGATGACGGAATCGGGGAAATCCGAGCTTATATTTGAAGGACTTACGGATCCTTTCTATATTGCAGATTTCAGAAAATGGCAGGTGATCCAACCCAACCTTGAACGCATTTCTGGTATGGGTGCCGAGATTCTTTGTATCGAGCAAGATCGCCCGCATGTGCCCCTTGAACGCGCCATTATGGGTATTCGGATTACGCCAGAAATTATTGGCGTGCAATTTCACCCCGAAGCTGATCCACCCGGCATGGCATGGCATTTTATTCAGCCAGAACGGCAACAGGCCATTAAAGAAAACTTTGGAGAAGAAAAATACCAGCGGATTATGCGCCACTTGTACGACCCCAATTACCTCTTTAAAACTTATAATACGGTACTGCCGAATTTTCTAAAAAATGCTATTTTGTCTTTACGTCCGCAAATGTTAGTTGAGGCTTAAGCGATATTGAGATGACAGAAGAAGAAATCCTGAACCGACACCGGCAACACCTGCATGGTAGTCTAAAATCCATCCGGCTTAAGTCTAATGCCTTAAGGGTTTATAAGAATTTTTATGTCTATGAACCCCCGTATTATGGTCATCCTTTGTTTCCCCAAGAAACCTCTTTGCTCTACCTTTTTCGAGGACACGAACGCGAATATGTCAACTTGGCGGAAGACGGTTCCAGAAAAATGGTCACCACTATAGAGTTATTGGATCAACTCATAGTAGCGGGCGTTTTACCACCAATGGTTGCCATCTTGCCGGGCCTAAACAGCAACAACAACCATGTGCCCTCGCTTGGAATTGATATGGCGGGAACCTGGGAACGCGGCCTGAAGGGCTTGGGCACGGGCAAGTTTTGGGAGTATCTCACCCAAGAATTGTTTCCGTATGTGGAAACCCGCTGGCCGATGGGTAAGAACGGCGTTCGATTGGGTGCGGGCTTTTCCTTGGGCGGATATACCGTCAGTATGATTGCTTCCCGGGTGCCAACGTTTTTCCATCATGTCGGGATTTATGATGGTACGTTGATGTGGCCACACCAAAATGACCCACGCTATCCGGAGCCGGAAGACGGCGTTTGGCGATCGGCTCGTCTTTTTGATGCAGCCTTAGGTACACCACGAGATGCAAACTTTATGCACCAATGGAACCCAACCGATCTTATTCTTGAGGCTGCGAACGACAAATTGGCAAAACTGCGCAAAATCACCTTCTGGGTAGCGAGTACCCCTTTCGATGGGATGCGGGGCAATCGAGAACGCTGCGAATATTTCGTGCAAATGCTTAAAGATAAAAACATTCCGGTTGGTTGGCAGACAGTTCCATTCGACCCCGCTGCCGAACACAATTGGTATTGGAACAATCTTTTTGTAATCCGCTTCGTAAAATCTGTTTTTAGCTTAAAATCTTCAGATAAATAACCCTAATCTGTAAAGTACCTCCAATTTGGGGGATGCTTAAACAAAATACCTTTCTCTATAATCCAAATCATTTTATATAAAAATACCCAATAGGCACCTTCATGCACCCAAAAACCATTCTTTGTGTAGCCAGTTATTTTAAAGGCGCACGATTTATTCAAGCCGCCAAAGCACAAGGCTGGCGCGTTTTACTTCTTACTTCCCTGTCTATCAAAGACGAACCTTGGCCTTGGGCCTCTATTGATGACGTCTTTTACATCCCGGACGATAACCACAAATGGCATATGCCCGATGTCATTAAAGGCGTAAGCCATTTGGCACGCCGTGAGCGGTTGGATAAAATTGTACCCTTAGATGACTTAGACGTAGAAAAAGCCGCTGAACTCCGCGAGCATTTGCGGATACCAGGCTTAGGGACAACACAAACCCGATTCTTTAGGGACAAATTAGCCATGCGCGAACAGGCAAAGGCGCATGATATTTTGATTCCAGAATTTATTCACGCGCTTCACTATCAAACTATTACTGATTTTGCAAACCGCGTACCGGGGCCTTGGGTCGTAAAGCCTCGCTCTGAAGCTGGTTCGATGGGCATCAAAAAAGTTTATAACACCGAGGAATTGTGGTCTGTCGTGCATGGTTTAGGAGATGACCAGTCCGATTTTTTGATTGAGCAATTTATTCCGGGTGATATCTTTCATGTGGATTCGATTTTTGTAAATGGGAAGCCTGTTTTTCAATTGGTCCACCAATACGAAAATCCCCCCCTTGCAGTCACCCAAGGTGGAGGTGTTTTTTGTAGCCATAATGTATTGTATAAATCGGAAGATGATACCGCTCTACGTGGGCTAAATAAATTGATCCAAAAAACGATGGGTTTAAAAAATGGTGTTGCCCATACCGAATTTATTAAAGCACATCACGACGGAAGATTTTATTTCTTAGAAACAGCAGCGCGTGTTGGTGGGGCACACATCGCCGATATGATTGAAGCCTCGGCAGGCATTAACCTTTGGGAGGAATGGGGTAAGTTGGAGTGTTTGCACGAAGACGAGGCATATGAATTGCCTAAGATTCGAAAGGAATATGGCGGTATTCTTATTACCCTGTCTAAAGTCGAACATCCCGATTATAGCGATTATACCGATCCTGAAATTGTGTGGCGGATGCACGAGAACCGTTACCATGCAGGCTTAATTGTCCGGTCTAACGAATTGAATCGGGTAAAAAACCTTCTAAATGACATTTCAGATCGTTTTAAAGAGGATTTTTGTGCATAATCAACACCGATAACCCAACCTACATTAGTCAGGGCCAAGTTTTTTCTTGGCCTTTTTTATGCTAATTGTGCTTAGATGGCTGTCCAGATGGGGCTTTTTAAGTGCCATCCTCCCCTTGCCATACGGGGAGTTGTATAGGCCCATCCACCATTACCTTGGTGATCAAGAACAATTAAGCCCGCCGTTGCATCAATCTTCTGCTCATGAATAAAGGTATGTCGCATCAAACCAAGTTGCTCGGTTGCGGCATCACTTGGTGATAAACCATTTGCAACCCGTAAAGCAGTCCGGGTACATAACTGAATGGCTAAAATCCCTTCGCCCCAACCTGTTGCGCTACAAGCAACCAACCTGTCTGCAAAATATCCAGCGCCGGGTACGGGAGAATCTCCAACACGACCAGCCAAAGTAAAAGGTGCACCACCCGTAGAGGTTCCCGCTGCGAGGTTTCCATCGGTATCCAGGACCACACATCCTACGGTTCCTCTTGGGTTCTCTTCGCCAGAAAAAGCCAGACTGGTGTGGAATTGGCGACGTTGACGCAACTCCTCGAAACGCCGATATTCGCGTTCTGTTGTGAAAAAGCCCGATTTTACGGGATGAAAACCCATCGCAACGGCATATCGCTCAGCCCCTTCCCCAACCAAAAACTGACTTTGCCCACCACCGTTTTCCATAAGATTATGTGCTACACTGATAGGGTGCTCGATCGTTTTGGTACCAGCAACAGCACCAAAAGCCATCGTTTTCCCACACATTATTCCTGCATCTAGTTCGGCTTCGCCATCTTGATTCAGTACGGCTCCATAACCCGAATCGAACGCTTGGTGTTGTTCTAAAACACTCACAACCTCCCGCACCACCCATGTTGCATTTTTGTTTTGCAATA is from Rhodothermia bacterium and encodes:
- a CDS encoding GMP synthase, with the protein product MESISSRPLRVAILDMNNNHPNLGLNCIRTMVKLQSGEIENVLLDYDIFDVRAKDEVPDLSYDIYISSGGPGSPYDGEGMDWEEKYFEWLHDVWAYNLDHEPEARKHVFLICHSFQMAVRYFKLAQVVPRKGESFGIFSCSMTESGKSELIFEGLTDPFYIADFRKWQVIQPNLERISGMGAEILCIEQDRPHVPLERAIMGIRITPEIIGVQFHPEADPPGMAWHFIQPERQQAIKENFGEEKYQRIMRHLYDPNYLFKTYNTVLPNFLKNAILSLRPQMLVEA
- a CDS encoding ATP-grasp domain-containing protein, translating into MHPKTILCVASYFKGARFIQAAKAQGWRVLLLTSLSIKDEPWPWASIDDVFYIPDDNHKWHMPDVIKGVSHLARRERLDKIVPLDDLDVEKAAELREHLRIPGLGTTQTRFFRDKLAMREQAKAHDILIPEFIHALHYQTITDFANRVPGPWVVKPRSEAGSMGIKKVYNTEELWSVVHGLGDDQSDFLIEQFIPGDIFHVDSIFVNGKPVFQLVHQYENPPLAVTQGGGVFCSHNVLYKSEDDTALRGLNKLIQKTMGLKNGVAHTEFIKAHHDGRFYFLETAARVGGAHIADMIEASAGINLWEEWGKLECLHEDEAYELPKIRKEYGGILITLSKVEHPDYSDYTDPEIVWRMHENRYHAGLIVRSNELNRVKNLLNDISDRFKEDFCA
- a CDS encoding isoaspartyl peptidase/L-asparaginase; this encodes MSNSFKVGIRRGSIAGSGPMVLVHGGAWDIPFYETEAHEEGMRLALERGRRLLLQNKNATWVVREVVSVLEQHQAFDSGYGAVLNQDGEAELDAGIMCGKTMAFGAVAGTKTIEHPISVAHNLMENGGGQSQFLVGEGAERYAVAMGFHPVKSGFFTTEREYRRFEELRQRRQFHTSLAFSGEENPRGTVGCVVLDTDGNLAAGTSTGGAPFTLAGRVGDSPVPGAGYFADRLVACSATGWGEGILAIQLCTRTALRVANGLSPSDAATEQLGLMRHTFIHEQKIDATAGLIVLDHQGNGGWAYTTPRMARGGWHLKSPIWTAI